From a single Aestuariibius sp. HNIBRBA575 genomic region:
- a CDS encoding ABC transporter permease — MTSMMTLLRTYPAMVIICVLAVGFSLLSPYFASAGNIEAMLGANAVVLIAAVGMTVVFLAGGIDLSISTVISASAVLSGLVMGATGNVALGAITAVVVGMLFGALNGILIGFFQLTPFITTMATQLIARGVAFVMSAGIAVKGTPYWMLDFGFMVWFGIPALTVIALGVVAIALVAMARTTWGRHVMLVGSNAEAARFSGINVRRVTFSVYLFSGAMGGIAGFISIANLGNAIPGVGDTLLLIIIGAVVLGGTGMAGGEGSVGRTVLGVGILAILTNGLNLLGIPFYDQLIIQGILIFLGTWMATRFGARRTA; from the coding sequence ATGACGTCCATGATGACCCTTCTTAGAACTTATCCAGCAATGGTGATCATCTGTGTGCTGGCCGTCGGGTTTTCGCTTTTGTCGCCGTATTTCGCATCTGCAGGCAATATCGAGGCAATGCTGGGCGCAAATGCGGTGGTGTTGATCGCAGCCGTCGGCATGACCGTTGTGTTTCTGGCAGGGGGCATTGATTTGTCGATCTCAACCGTGATCAGCGCCAGTGCCGTTTTGTCAGGGCTGGTGATGGGGGCCACGGGGAATGTGGCGCTGGGCGCGATAACGGCGGTGGTTGTTGGGATGTTGTTTGGGGCGCTAAACGGCATATTGATCGGGTTTTTCCAACTGACGCCTTTTATCACCACCATGGCCACGCAGCTGATTGCGCGCGGCGTCGCCTTTGTGATGAGCGCGGGAATCGCCGTCAAAGGCACGCCCTATTGGATGCTGGATTTCGGCTTTATGGTTTGGTTTGGCATTCCGGCATTGACGGTGATTGCCTTGGGCGTTGTGGCGATTGCCCTGGTGGCGATGGCGCGCACGACGTGGGGGCGCCATGTGATGCTGGTGGGATCAAACGCCGAAGCCGCGCGGTTTAGCGGGATCAACGTGCGCCGCGTGACGTTTAGCGTTTACCTGTTTTCCGGGGCGATGGGTGGAATCGCCGGGTTTATTTCTATCGCCAATCTCGGCAATGCGATCCCGGGTGTCGGGGATACGTTGTTGCTGATCATCATCGGCGCAGTTGTCCTCGGAGGAACGGGCATGGCTGGCGGCGAAGGGTCGGTTGGCCGGACCGTTTTGGGGGTTGGGATCCTTGCGATTTTGACCAATGGGCTGAACCTGCTGGGCATCCCATTTTATGATCAGCTGATCATTCAGGGCATTCTGATCTTTCTTGGCACTTGGATGGCCACCCGATTTGGCGCCCGGAGAACAGCATGA